The following is a genomic window from Nitrososphaerota archaeon.
TGACCGCAAACCAGTAACCGTAGTCCCACCAAGCGATTATGACGGAATTTGTTGGGGTGTTCTGTCTCGTCCACTGGAGGGTTTGGATCCAATCGTTGAACGCTGCCCTAGAGTAGATAGTGGCCCCGTTGACCAGACTCACTCCGGAGTCGGCTGGACTGTTGTCACAGAAGAGTTGGCCGCTGGTGGTGCAGGGGATGGGGTTGGGAATCCAATAGGAACCGGCTGGGAGGACGAGGAGTGCTATCACGGCTATCGAAAAGACCACCTTCATCTCGCTGCGCGAGGTCGGGGCCTGCTTCTTCTTGACCAGGGCGATGGTGTTCGGTTTGGCTATGGCGAAGGCGAGCTCGGCGAATCCTATTCCACCGAGTATTCCTAGTGCTATAGAGGAGTAAACGAGGAGGCGGGAGAAAGCTGCGGAGAAATAGATCCCGGACAGCCCAAAGACCAGGGCGTAAACCATCGGCAGCCCCTTCCGCCTGAATGCCACCAGGGCCCCGGCGATAGCGAAGGCCATGATTATAGCATATGAGGTGAAGTAGTCGCCACCGGTAGGGACGGCCTGTTCAGCCACAGACTGGAGCAAGGGGCTGGAAGTCCGCGACCAGGGGGCGATGACTGCCAGGTACCTTCCCGAGAGGCTGCCGACGGCGCCGAAGCTTAGCAGTGCGACGCCGGCTAGGACAAAAGCGAACAGGAATTTGATGAGCGTCGACCGGTACTCGGTGGGTTTCGTCCAGGTCTTAATCCACTGGGCAACCAGTAGGAAGGCCGTTCCTCCGATCAGACCGAGTCCGACAGGGTTGGTGACTATCTCCACCCCCGGCCTGGGGAATATGGCGCTGAAGAAGAGGGCCGAGGCCGTGAACGATAGCGCGGGGAGGGTGTACTGAGAAAGGTCGAGGTCCAGGAAGGGAAGGACCATGAAGACGAGTGCGAAGCCGTCGGTGAAGAAGTCGCCTCCGCCCCAGGCTGTGTTCGCGTATCCTATCATGATGCCCGCGGCCAGGGCGCGGAGCACCTTGCTCCGGGCACCCCTCTCCTTATCGAAGACCGTGAGCATGAAGTAACTCGCGGCGACGAATAGGAGTATTGCCAGCGGTTCTGACTTGAACCACCCCAAGTTCCCTCTCTCAATCAGGGGCGGAGAAACGGCGAAGACGAGGGCGGCGAAGAGGCCTGCCGCGTCCCCTGCGATTTTCCTCACTAGAAAATAGAAGAGGACGGCGGTGAGCGCCCCGAAGAAGACCGGCAGAACTATCAAGAGATTGTAAAGCGTTATCGGGACTCCGAAGACATCGTGGACCAGGAGGTAGAGCATGGCTCCGGCGACCTGGAGCCCTCCCTGCGAGGTAGCGGCCACGTTCCGTCCCCATGGGAACCAGGTCTGGATGTCGTGCCAGAAGAAGTAACCCTGCAAATTGTGGCAGGCGGTGTAGACCGTCGGGCCGCAGTTGGGGGGGTTGGCAAAGAAAGCTGCGTAAAGCCCCTCTTGATGAGCGAGGTTGACTATGTGCTGGGCCGCGTAGTAGTCATAGTAGGGGTCGAATTCGTTCAGATAGAACCCGTACTTCGCCGCGTAGGCTCTTATGAGGACGGCGATGGTGAACACGATTGAGAGTACCATGGACAGCATGATAGCCCGGCGCGAAATGGTCGGGCGCCTCAGCGTTGCGCGCAGGGCGTCAGAGGTACCCAAATCTGGGGGTGCGAGTCTGTTTGGGCTATTTTAACCGTCTCTTTTTTGGACTCGGCAGCTTGGGTCGCAGGCCCGTATAGTTTTCCCTGACGTGGGTCCCGGCGCGTTCTCTTAGGTAGAATTATCTAGCTCTGTGGCTTCCTTCTGGTCCCGAAGGGCAGTTGGTCTGTTTCTACTGCTTTTTCAACAGCTTCTCTAGAAAAGCGGCGTATGACTTCGCGTCGAGGAGCGACGTCCTCTCGACGGCAAGGTTCAAGGGTTCCACCTCCACCAGCCACCCATCCCCATAGGGGGACTTGTTCACCAGCTCGGGGTGGGTGTCGAGGCTGTCGTTGGCCTTCGTTACTTTGCCTGATATGGGAGAATAGACTTCTGAGACAGCCTTTATCGACTCCACTGTTCCCATGGATTTGCTCTGTTGCACGTTACCCCCTGGCTTCGGAATGGTGACGTAGACTATATCATTCAGGGTCTTGGCCGCGTAGTCGGTGATCCCAACCCTCACGGTCCCGCCCTCGACCTTAGCCCATTCGTGCTCTTCTGTATAGAACAGGTCTTCGGGGACGCGGTAGCCCTGGACGTCCAACGGGCAAGCGCCACCCCGTGGGTCTAATTACGTTTCTCCCTCTTCCATCCGTAGAGTCTCTCGTCATAGAAGGGGGGCTTGACGGTCATCCCAGGCTGGCCCGTGCCCCTGATGATGACGCTCACTCTCGAGCCGGGCTCGGTCCTGTCGGTCTCCACCCTACAGAGTGCCACCCCTTTGCGGAGGATGGGGGAGAAGGTGCCGCTGGTAACTGTCCCTAATCTCTCGGAGCCATTGACCACGTCGAACCCGTGCCTTGGAATGCCCGAATCGAGGACGAGCCCTCTCCTGACCAAGTGGGGGGGCGACCTGGCGCGTTCTTTCAGCGCCTCTGAGCCGACATACCCCTCCTTTCCGGTGGTGAGAACCCAGGCCAGATCGGCTTCGAACGGATCGGTGTCTTGGTCGATGTCGGAGCCATGAAGCGGTAAACCTGCCTCCAGCCTAAGAGAGTCCCGGGCGCTGAGACCACATGGGACCGAAGTCTCGGCGAGCTTCTCCCAGACCTTCATCGCCCCTTCAGGCCTCTCGGCGGTGGCACCGTAAACGATGACTTCGAACCCGTCCTCCCCCGTGTAGCCCGTCCTGGAGACAATCGCCTTTGACCCTGCGACCTCGGTCTCCGCACACCTGAAGCGTTTGACCTGGGTGAGGTCGAGGAAAGTAAGCGGTTGGAGGGAGGAAATAGCCTGCGGGCCCTGGATGGCGATCATGGCAGTAGACCCGGTTCTGTCGTCGATGGAGAAGTCCCGAGGAGCACGAGACTCCATGTGTTTGATGTCAGCCGTGGCGTTGGCAGCGTTCACCACGACGATGTACCTGTCGTCGGCCAGCTTCTCGATTATCAGATCGTCGATGATTCCGCCCTGGTCGTTAAGAAAGAGGGTGTAGAATGCCTTCCCCGGAGGCTGGGAAGCGACAGCGGTAGGGACGAGCCCTTCGAGGAACCTAGTCGCGGCGGGCCCCCCGATGCTGAGCCTCGCCATGTGCGATACGTCGAATATCCCTGAGGTGTTCCTGACGGCGAGGTGTTCGTCAATGGTCGCAGAGTACCACAGCGGCATATCATAGCCTGCGAACTCGGCGAGCTTGGCATGCTTTGAGTGGTAGCCGTAGAGCTGGGTAGTCCTGAGCATGGCGGCCCGCGGACCCCCGACTCTATTTAAGGGGGGAGAGCCCGACGGCCTCGGACTTGATTTCTCTGGTCCCCGTGAAAGTCCCAGTCAGGAAGACTAGGTTCAATCTGACGGCTCTGATAGACGGGAAGGTCGGGGACGAGCTTAGGGACGGCGACGTGTTGGTGATCTCGAGCAAGTTCGTCGCCATGGCGGAAGGGAGGGTGGTGAAGCTGAAGACGGTGAATCCAGGGGCGGCTGCGAGGGAGCTGGCGGAGAAGTACATGATGGACCCGAGGCTCTGTGAAGTAGTCGTCCGTGAATCGGACAGGCTCCTCGGGGGGATTCCGGGATTCCTTCTCGCAAGCAAGGACGGGCTTCTGACCCCCAACGCAGGGATTGACAAGTCGAACGTCGCCCACGGCGCTATCATCCTCTACCCTCGGAGGCCCGAGGAGTCAGCTAGGACCATCAGAGAGGCGCTGAGGTTCTCCAAGGGGGTATCGATCGGGGTCGTAATCTGCGACAGTAGGCTCTCCCCTACACGGAGGGGGACCACCGGGGTCGCTGTCGCCGCGTCGGGAATAGAGGCCGTACAAGACATGAGGGGGAGGACTGACCTGTTCGGCAATGTCCTCAAGGTGACATCGCAGGCGGTGGCCGACGACCTGAGCTCAGCGGCGGAGGTGCTGATGGGGGAGTCGGACGAGTCTACGCCAATCATACTTGTCAGGGGTCTGAAGAGGAGCATCAGGAAGGACGCCGAGTATGGGGGCCGCGGATTCGCCATTTCGGTTGATGATGATGTCTTTCTCCGGAGCCTGGGGTATTCGGGGCGCGAATACGCCTAAATGCACGTCTCGGCGCGGTGGGGCGTTGACTTACGAGATTGCTTGCAACGCCTGTGGAGCGCCGTTGTATTCTGGTTTCGATCTGAGGTCCCCAGCCGACGTCCTGAAGGCGTCGGAGTTCCGGTGCAGGAAGTGCGGCGTGAAGCTTGCTACCGTGAAGTTCGCGGTCGAAGTCAGGAAGATAGACGGCTCTTTCGATTAGGCAGAGCAGGCGCGCCTTTCGTTTTGGGGGGCCGGTAGAAATGGGCCCGGGGTACACTCTGGTAATCTGTGAGAAGCCCGACGCCGCCCGGAGGGTGGCCGATGCTCTCTCTGGGGGAAGGAGCCGGCCTGAGACGGTTGGAGGAACCACGGCATTCAGGTTCGTCCGGAAAGGAGAAGAGTTTGTGGTCTGCGCCGCCCAAGGACACCTCTATGGAGTCTCTGATCCCTGTGAAGAGAGAGTGGTCTATCCCGTCTTCGACGTAGAGTGGTACATCCTGGACCAGCTGGATAAGGACAGCACTGGGGCAGAGAGAAGAATCGCTGCTGTGAGGAGGCTGGCAACGGGGGCGACCAGGTTCGTCAACGCCTGTGACTTCGACGTTGAGGGAGAGACCATAGGGTTCAACCTGTTGAAGTACGCCTGCGGGGGGAAGGAGAGGGACGCGCTGAGGGCGAAGTTCTCGACTCTCACGGAAGAAGACTTGGTGAGGGCCTTTGATGGACTGGAGCATCAGTGGTCCCAAGGGCTAGCGAAGGCAGGGAGGGCGAGGCACGCCATAGACTTCCTGTGGGGAATTAACCTTTCCAGAGCGTTGTCGCAGTCACCGCTGGGAGGCGGGACGCAGTACAGGACAATCAGTGTTGGGAGGGTGCAGGGACCGACCCTCGGGTTCATTGTGGAGCGGGAACGGGAGATACTCGGGTTCGTGCCTGTCCCATACTGGAAGGTTATGGGGACATTCGAGAAGAAAGGAAAGAGGATTGTGGCGCCCTATGCCGAAGAGAGGGTTCCCGTACGGGCTGTTGCGGAGCGGGCGCAGCGTGATTGCCTTGGAGGAGTCGGGGTGGTGGAGTGGGTGAGGAAGAGTTTGACCCTGGCGAATCCGCCAGTCCTGTTTAACATAGGCGACCTGCAGAAGGAGGCATACAGGGCGTTCGGGTTCCCGCCCGGGAGGACGATGCGGATTGCCGAGCGGCTGTACCTTGATGCGTTGATATCGTATCCGCGAACCGGCAGCCAAAAGCTCCCCCCGTCCATCGACTGCCGAAAGATAGTCAGAGGGATAGAGAGGATGCCCGAATATGCAACCGTGGCCTCGGAGGTCCTGAAGTCGGGGGCGAGGCCGGCGGAGGGAAGCAAATCTGACCCAGCTCACCCCGCAATCCACCCGACCGGAGAGAAACCGAGGCACGCCCTGGGCGCTGCGGAATCATCACTCCTGGACCTAATCATCCGGAGGTTCCTAGCCGCCTTCGGCCCCCCTGCCAGGAAAGAGACGGTCGAAGCATCGCTGGCTGTTGGGGTGCATAGATTCAGGGCGGCAGGGAGCAGGACGCTGTCCGCAGGTTGGATGAAGCAATATGGAAGATATGCGGCATCCAGGGACGTCGAGCTCCCACAGATAGAGGAGGGGGAGAGGTTCAGAGTAGGGGATGTGAAGGTGGAGGAGAAGTTCGGGCAAAGGCCGCCGAGGTACAGCCAGAGCACTCTCCTGGAGAAGATGGAAAGGGAGGGGATAGGGACGAAGGCGACGCGGGCGGACATCGTCGGGACTGTGCTTGGAAGGGGATATGCGTCAGGGGAGTGGCTCGAAGTGACAGAGCTCGGATTCGCTGTGGCGGAGGCTATCGAAAAATACGCCCCTTCGATCGCAGGAACGGGGCTGACTAGAGAGATAGAAGAGAGGCTCGCCGCCGTAGAGGAGGGGAAGGAAACCGAAGCATCCCTGGTCAGGGAGACAATCAGAGCCCTATCGGAGCAGCTGGCGGAGCTAAGCGCCAATGAGGAGTGGGTCGGGAGAGAGCTTGGGTCGGCCCTCTCCGCCGTGGCCCCAAAACAGACGGCCCTGGGGATATGCCCGGTCTGCAAGACGGGGGAACTGAAGGTCGTACGTTCCAGGACAACGAAGAAACGGTTCGCAGGATGCTCGAACTACCCGTCGAGGTGTAGGGCGTCAGCCCCTCTTCCGCAGAGGGGGAGCATTAGGGCCACGGCGAAACCGTGCGAGCGTTGCTCTTGGCCCGTCGTATATGTGGCTGGAGGGAGGCACCCTTGGAAGCTCTGTGTCAACCCTGCCTGTCCGGGGAGGAACAAGTCATGAAATGCGACGTCTGTGGGCGGGAGGGGGTGTCGGACCTCTGCGCCGGCCATGGCGCCGCGAGGGAGAACCTGAAGGCAGCCTATCCTCTATGGGTTAGGGCGTATGGGGGGATGGAATGGAAGGACTATTTGGATAACGTTATACATAACGTTCAAACGGGCCGATGGGTAAAAGAGGTAGCAGTGCTACTGCGTGGTGGTTAGATGCTAAGAGAAGCGATTCGGCTGGCGTACAGGAAGAGCGTGGGGACCCTAAAGGACGGGGTAGAGGGGCTCAGCTCTTCGGTCACCCAGGGAGGCGGCATGGTCCCGATTCTCTACGTGGTGTTCCTGGTCTGCCTGATGTCGGGGTTCATCGATGCGCTGGCATATCCTGTCCCCAATCAGAGCTACATTCCCCTCCCGAGCACGGTCGCCATGACAATACCAGAGGCCGTGGTAGACGCCATGATCATACTGCTGGGAGGCGCAGGTATCTATCTGACGTACATGAGCGGGAGGCAGACGGCGAAGTCCAGGGCGGTCAACCTCTACCTTGGGCTGGCGCTGTTAATGCTCGTAGTTTCGCTCTTCGCCGGCATACAGATGGCTATACTGAAAGGGTTCGGATAGATAGAGTTCCTCCTGGCCAGGCGGACCCCCTAACGGCCCTGACAATGAGCGTCGCTCCATCGGATTGGGCGGAAGCTGTCACGTCAGAGAGCCCGGAGATGGGCCTTGCAGAGCCTGTCTTGGGGAGCCCCTCCCGCCTGTACATGCTCAGAAGGACCACCTTTGAGTTGGTCCGGGCAAAGTAGGAGAGACTTGCCAGGGTGAAAGCCGCCTTCCTCCCCCGGGAACTCCCGTCCTCGGCTGCGAGGAGGTGATATAGGCTGTTCAGGCTATCCACGATTATCACGTCCTGGTGGAAGCCGAAAAGTCCGGAGAGGTCGTCTTCGATGGGGAGGCCGGGGCTAGGTACCCTGAGAACAGATGTGCGAGCGCCGTTCCCGAGGGGAGAGAGGACATAATCGGCATTGGAGGCATAGAAGGCGTCGAGGTCAAGGATGGCGCAGGTGGACCCTGTGGCGGCGACGAGCCCGAGCGTAGTTCGGGCGAACTCGAGGTTGGGACGTCTCCCGTCGAGGAGGAATGTCACGGTCTTCCCTACAAGCGGCCCAAAAAAGGACCGTGACTGCTCAGCGCTAAAGCTCAATAGAGTAACAGGGGATATCTAAGTTCATATTTGAAACTGGGCCGTATCTGCGTGGTGACGTCGAAGGCAAACGCCTACTTCGCCCTGGCGACGCGACTAAGGAAGGCTGGGCTCCCCTTCTCGAGCGCCCTTCCTGACTCGGACCTCGAGGACTGCGATCTGGTGCTCACTACCGCGGGGGAAGCAGGAGGGTTCGGGGGAAGGGGTATGTCGTTGGAGAGCCTGGATGCGGACCCGGGAGTATTCAAGGGGCAAGTTCTTTCTCGTCTCAAAGAAGAAAGGGAGGTGGTCCTGGTTGGGGTCGACCCAGGGGAAAGGATTGGTCTTGCTGCCTTCTATGGTCAGACTGAGCTGGCTTTCGACACCCTTGGTTCACGAGCGGCGGTCTGCTCCAGGGTGAAGGCATTCGCCAAAGGGATCCCAAGGAGCAGGTTGCTGGTGAGGGTTGGGGACGGCGACAGGCGCCTGGCG
Proteins encoded in this region:
- the gcvH gene encoding glycine cleavage system protein GcvH codes for the protein MDVQGYRVPEDLFYTEEHEWAKVEGGTVRVGITDYAAKTLNDIVYVTIPKPGGNVQQSKSMGTVESIKAVSEVYSPISGKVTKANDSLDTHPELVNKSPYGDGWLVEVEPLNLAVERTSLLDAKSYAAFLEKLLKKQ
- the topA gene encoding DNA topoisomerase I, which codes for MGPGYTLVICEKPDAARRVADALSGGRSRPETVGGTTAFRFVRKGEEFVVCAAQGHLYGVSDPCEERVVYPVFDVEWYILDQLDKDSTGAERRIAAVRRLATGATRFVNACDFDVEGETIGFNLLKYACGGKERDALRAKFSTLTEEDLVRAFDGLEHQWSQGLAKAGRARHAIDFLWGINLSRALSQSPLGGGTQYRTISVGRVQGPTLGFIVEREREILGFVPVPYWKVMGTFEKKGKRIVAPYAEERVPVRAVAERAQRDCLGGVGVVEWVRKSLTLANPPVLFNIGDLQKEAYRAFGFPPGRTMRIAERLYLDALISYPRTGSQKLPPSIDCRKIVRGIERMPEYATVASEVLKSGARPAEGSKSDPAHPAIHPTGEKPRHALGAAESSLLDLIIRRFLAAFGPPARKETVEASLAVGVHRFRAAGSRTLSAGWMKQYGRYAASRDVELPQIEEGERFRVGDVKVEEKFGQRPPRYSQSTLLEKMEREGIGTKATRADIVGTVLGRGYASGEWLEVTELGFAVAEAIEKYAPSIAGTGLTREIEERLAAVEEGKETEASLVRETIRALSEQLAELSANEEWVGRELGSALSAVAPKQTALGICPVCKTGELKVVRSRTTKKRFAGCSNYPSRCRASAPLPQRGSIRATAKPCERCSWPVVYVAGGRHPWKLCVNPACPGRNKS
- the cofE gene encoding coenzyme F420-0:L-glutamate ligase, translated to MISLVPVKVPVRKTRFNLTALIDGKVGDELRDGDVLVISSKFVAMAEGRVVKLKTVNPGAAARELAEKYMMDPRLCEVVVRESDRLLGGIPGFLLASKDGLLTPNAGIDKSNVAHGAIILYPRRPEESARTIREALRFSKGVSIGVVICDSRLSPTRRGTTGVAVAASGIEAVQDMRGRTDLFGNVLKVTSQAVADDLSSAAEVLMGESDESTPIILVRGLKRSIRKDAEYGGRGFAISVDDDVFLRSLGYSGREYA
- the gcvT gene encoding glycine cleavage system aminomethyltransferase GcvT, whose amino-acid sequence is MLRTTQLYGYHSKHAKLAEFAGYDMPLWYSATIDEHLAVRNTSGIFDVSHMARLSIGGPAATRFLEGLVPTAVASQPPGKAFYTLFLNDQGGIIDDLIIEKLADDRYIVVVNAANATADIKHMESRAPRDFSIDDRTGSTAMIAIQGPQAISSLQPLTFLDLTQVKRFRCAETEVAGSKAIVSRTGYTGEDGFEVIVYGATAERPEGAMKVWEKLAETSVPCGLSARDSLRLEAGLPLHGSDIDQDTDPFEADLAWVLTTGKEGYVGSEALKERARSPPHLVRRGLVLDSGIPRHGFDVVNGSERLGTVTSGTFSPILRKGVALCRVETDRTEPGSRVSVIIRGTGQPGMTVKPPFYDERLYGWKREKRN